From Saccharibacillus brassicae:
CCAATCGCCAATCGAGGCGGCGGAGTTCGCGCGGCTGGTCGTCCGCAAAGCGTATGAAGCGGGCGCAAAATACGTCGAGGTCGAATGGGAAGACGAAGCGACGACGCGGCTGCGGTATCAATACGCGTCGGAAGACACGTTCGATTACTACCCGGCATTCAAGGCGGAAGCGCTGGAGAAGTTGGCCGAAGACGGCGGCGCGGTCATGCATATCAAGGTGCCGGACCCCGAGCTGTACCGCGGCATCGACTCTTCGCGGGTGGCGCGGGCGACCAAAGCGGCCGCGGCGGCGCGCAAAGGCTATCAGCACTACGTGCGCTCGAACCAACTCGCCTGGTGCCTGATCAAGGCGCCGACCCGCGCATGGGCGAACAAAGTGTTCGGCGATCTGCCCGAAGAGCAGCGCGTGGACGCGATGTGGAACACGATTTTCCAAATGAACCGGGTCGGCGAAGGCGACGCCGTCGACAATTGGCGCCGCCATATCGAGACGCTCAAAGTCATGCAGGAGAAGCTCAACGACAAAAACTACAAAAGTTTGCATTACCGGGCGCCGGGTACCGATCTCAAGGTCGAACTGGCACCGAACCACGTCTGGTTGGGCGGCGGGGACACGAATCGTGCAGGTGTCTACTTCGTGGCGAACATGCCGACGGAAGAAGTGTACACGATGCCGAACCGCACCGGCGTGAACGGCAAAGTCACGTCGACGATGCCGCTTAACCTGAACGGCCGCCTGGTCGAACGACTGTCGCTGACGTTCGAGAACGGACGGGTCGTCGAATACGACGCGGAGAGCGGACGCGAGCATCTGGAATCGCTGCTGGATACGGACGAAGGCGCGAAATATCTCGGCGAAGTGGCGCTCGTGCCGTATGATTCGCCGATTTCCCGGCTGAACCGAGTCTTTTACAATACGGGGATCGACGAGAACGCATCGTGCCATTTCGCGCTCGGCAGCTGCTACCCGGTCAACATGCAGGGCGGCACGGCTTTGTCGCAGAACGAACTGCTGGCGCGCGGCGGCAATACGAGCCTGACCCACGTCGATTTCATGGTCGGTTCGGATCAACTGGATATCGACGGCGAGCGGCAGGACGGCAGCGTCGAACCGGTATTCCGGGCCGGACAGTGGAACATTTAAATTTTGGTTTTGCAAAACCTTTTATTTAAAAATCGATCATTTTCACCTTGAATTATGATACATTAAACGGAGGAGGGATGGGCATGGAGGAGCAGTATCGACGCCAGCTCGAAGAGCAGAAACGTCTGTTCAAACAGCTCGGCATCAAGCTTGACGCCTTGCAAATTCATGAGAAAGATTTTCCCGTCAAAATGCGCGGGTATACCAAAGAAGACGTCGACGCTTTTCTGGACGACATCATTCTCGATTACGAGCGGTTCTATCAGGTCATCTCGGACCTGCTGGACAAGTACAATGCGCTTCAGCGCCGCCAGGGCTACGATCTGGAGAAGAAAGATGCCGAGATCGCGCGCCTGATGGAAAAAGCGAAAGTGCAGGATTATCTGGTCGACCGCCGCATCGTGGAAGAAGCCGTGCAGGAGATGGAACGCACGCTGCAGGCCGCCAAACGGCGAATCCGTCCGGGCACGGGCGATTCGTACTCGGACCCTTATTGAGCGGAACCGGGTAAACGGCGGCCGCGGCACGCAAACTTCGCCTGACGTCATCGGCACGTATACCGCTTGGCATCGACGGGCCCGTCCCCGAACCCGGGAGGAGAATGCGATATGGAACGAATCGAAAGCTTGGAACAATATAACGAACAGATCGGCGGCGAGAAGCTGACCGTCATCAAGTTCGACACGAACTGGTGCCCGGATTGCAAAAACCTGGACCGGTTCATCGGCGGCATCATGGACAAGAACGCGGACAAGGACTTTTTCGCGATGGACGCGGAGAAATTCCAGGATATCGCGGAGTCGAACGAAGTGCGCGGCATTCCGAGCCTGCTCGTGTTCAAGAACGGCGAGAAAATCGCCCACCTGCACAGCAAGTTCGCGAAGACGCCGACCCAGGTGTCCGAATACCTGGAGTCGATCGGCAAGTAAAGATCTGTTCGAAGCGCCGTCGTTCGGCAGAAGTTCGAACCGGCGGACGTTGGCGGCAGCACGTTGCGAGCGGATCGACTCGACTCGATTTGGTACAATTTTTCGAGAAATGGAAGAAAGGGCGGCCTCCGGCCGTCCTTTTTTTGTGCGCGGTTGGCCCGGCTTCGGCGGTTTCGCTGTGAGGCCCGCGTTCTTTTTTATCATAAAAAGGAACCGATCGCCGCGCTTGGCAGTTCATATAGGCGAGTGATCACTACAGAGGGGCAAAGGAAGTGAGCGACGTTGGGAGATCGGGAATTATTCGAGACATACAAAGAAGCCGTATACCATTACTGCCTGTATATGCTGCACAGCCGCGCGGATGCGGAAGACGTGTGCCAGGAAGTGTTCGTCAAGGCGCTGCTGGCCGACCGAAGCGGTATCGAGTACCTCAAAGCGTGGCTGATGCGGATCGCCGCCAACGAATGCCATTCGCTGGTGCGGCGCAGAACGAACGGACAGATCAAGGAAAAGCGCGCGTTCTGGATGAATATGCCGCTGCGTTCGCCGCAGTCGGTGGAGCAGGCGTACGAACAGTTGGAGACGTCGGACGAATTCGAGGAGCGGCTGCGCCTGCTGAAGCCGAAGCTGCGCCAGGCGCTGCTGCTGTACTATATGGCGGACCTGTCGGTGGCCGAGACGGCGGAAGCGCTGGACGTGCCGATCGGCACGGCGAAATCGAGAATCAGCCGGGGGCTGAAGGCGTTAAAAAAGTTGGCGGACAAGGAACCGGCGCAGCCGGAGAAAGAAGGTGACGTTCATGCTTCGAGTTACTGATCGGGAAACGGAAGACAAACTGCGCA
This genomic window contains:
- a CDS encoding aminopeptidase, with the protein product MDLFGEKLEQYAELVVKVGVNIQKGQVLHLQSPIEAAEFARLVVRKAYEAGAKYVEVEWEDEATTRLRYQYASEDTFDYYPAFKAEALEKLAEDGGAVMHIKVPDPELYRGIDSSRVARATKAAAAARKGYQHYVRSNQLAWCLIKAPTRAWANKVFGDLPEEQRVDAMWNTIFQMNRVGEGDAVDNWRRHIETLKVMQEKLNDKNYKSLHYRAPGTDLKVELAPNHVWLGGGDTNRAGVYFVANMPTEEVYTMPNRTGVNGKVTSTMPLNLNGRLVERLSLTFENGRVVEYDAESGREHLESLLDTDEGAKYLGEVALVPYDSPISRLNRVFYNTGIDENASCHFALGSCYPVNMQGGTALSQNELLARGGNTSLTHVDFMVGSDQLDIDGERQDGSVEPVFRAGQWNI
- a CDS encoding DivIVA domain-containing protein — translated: MEEQYRRQLEEQKRLFKQLGIKLDALQIHEKDFPVKMRGYTKEDVDAFLDDIILDYERFYQVISDLLDKYNALQRRQGYDLEKKDAEIARLMEKAKVQDYLVDRRIVEEAVQEMERTLQAAKRRIRPGTGDSYSDPY
- a CDS encoding thioredoxin family protein, yielding MERIESLEQYNEQIGGEKLTVIKFDTNWCPDCKNLDRFIGGIMDKNADKDFFAMDAEKFQDIAESNEVRGIPSLLVFKNGEKIAHLHSKFAKTPTQVSEYLESIGK
- a CDS encoding RNA polymerase sigma factor: MGDRELFETYKEAVYHYCLYMLHSRADAEDVCQEVFVKALLADRSGIEYLKAWLMRIAANECHSLVRRRTNGQIKEKRAFWMNMPLRSPQSVEQAYEQLETSDEFEERLRLLKPKLRQALLLYYMADLSVAETAEALDVPIGTAKSRISRGLKALKKLADKEPAQPEKEGDVHASSY